The Vigna unguiculata cultivar IT97K-499-35 chromosome 1, ASM411807v1, whole genome shotgun sequence nucleotide sequence gtttaaaaaaaatgtgaaaaagtgatagtttgatatatatattactacatCTCCATTTCAGTGGAAACTATTTGAATATATTCTGTAAAAAGATCCAGAAATAAATTTTCTCATACTCCCAACTTACacgtttaaaaattattattttattataatatttttttatttttttttattaatttcccTGAAAAACAATATAGAACTTTGTAGTCAATATAATTGATGTGATTAATAGAAGTGTGTAAAAAattcattgtttaaaaaataacacatgtgttttaagttatttaatatGTCAAAATGGGAGAGAATATATGAGTAAATTCACTAATTCGTGATAGGTTGAGCTAGATTATAACTCATCAAAAAGTTAGTCAGGTTGGATTTATACTCATTTTTAACCCAATTCGTAGTTAGTCAATTCGTGTGAGTTAGATTGGTTTATTTTgacattcttaatttttattaagaactaGTTCTAAACTCGTGTCTACCCACGTATTGGTATTTGGTTgttgtttattaaaagaaatttagaggttgaagaaagaaataacaattatttttaagtttataattaagttttgaatACAATCACCtgagaaattatttataaatatctcTATGtctatacaaatataaatagtttgTAAAGATATAAAGGATATAAAACATGTGCAAAAATATAGagtaaattctaaaaatataaaggatatcgagaaatatataaagtagtctcactaaaaataaaaaccagtGTATGAATAggtctaatgtatattgttagGATCCTCTAATCAATGCATtgaataattgttaaatatgtGTTGTTAGGCTCGTTTAATCAGTATATGGACACACTCGTCTAATGTGCATTGTTAGACTTAGAGGCGGATCTTAGTTATGGTATATTGTTAGAGTCATATAATCAATATGAATGActcatctaatgtgtattaTTTGACTTGTCTAATCAATATATCAATAGATTCAtccaatattttttactttactcATCTATTCAATGAATTCCTATACttgtctaataattttttttatactcgtCTAAGCAACATATGGAATATTTTTAACTAcatttgtaacaccccatttaatttaataaacgaaattaaaggaagcatCACATAAAGATAATATAACAGCGCAGTCTTGGAGTTTAAAACTTAACTCCTTACAACCCAAGGCACACCACAATGCCCGAAAAGAAACAAGTTATAAAGTTTAATAGAACATATAGAAATCTAAAAGACAGACTGGTACATGGGTCATatccctaaagaaaagcccattAAGAACATGAAGTCTAGCCCatgtagactatgcagcggaatcatctctcctctgttgaccacgagtatctctcgcatctgctcccatcaataaattgatgatcatcgcaagaacagaagaacaacatacaaaacaatcaaacaagcaaagggtaagctagagccaaaaagattttatcatgcaatcagatataccttcacagtccaatatacatatatcatccaagcatgttatgaccttccaatcaatacactatgactcgactcgactcatccggatacatataatctagtcggattcagcggatgcttgcacttatggtggatacctctgctcacccccaagctgctcacccccgagctaagtgttactagtgttacaatgaatcaatcccccacacacaaggttagcccttaatgagtttcaggcctcttgctactctcaccacaagagtcagtccgctctaagtgagactaactgactccttagagtgtcaagatgcaatccttaccttgaatccttaccaaattatatagatgaggcaccaccatggacacccactaacaagggtcatggaattacgtcccgaccactgaagcacgaccatgaaaccccacctagagatttcaaggaattacgcattGACCATGGACCAACAATAATCAAACAAGTAATATTTAACATGCATATGTAtatatctcatgccaacctttacaaTCCATCCTCATTTGTAATCCATGTTGAATTCATTGCATTCATCCTTCCCAAACCACGAATGTAGAATTCTATTTCATACCAACACCATGCCATATTCATTACCAACCTTCACTCATGTCTCATGTCAAAtccataccaaactcatcattttaattccatgaatcatcCCATACAAACATCATGCTCACATCATGTTAAAACTCATGAATCACAAATCATAATCCATCTTATTCATACAAAGTCACTCAATCCATACAGTTCATACTCAAGGTAAAGCATACCAAGCCAAACATACAATTAACAGCCCAAAAACATGAAAGGAATAGTTCTATAGTGAAGTCCCGTGCCAGTCTCGCCCAAGCCAcaggttctcgcttaggcgagattgtcAACAGAGGACCCTGCAAGACTCACGGGTTCTCGCTTAAACGAGCTGCTACTCGGCTGGGCGAGAGTACCCCTCGCTCAAAAGCGAGGTTCCTCGCCTGAGCTACTCATGCAGCAACGTGCCTCAAACCCCTCACTCggcctcgcttaggcgagcctctctcgcctgagcgagactgtgTCTCGCTCAAACAAAagctctccgcctgagcgagagctcgaacACGAGTTCGAATCAgtttctgcaagtctcgcctaggcgagactgggtcgcttgagcgagaacgtcgggtctcgccactgttcatcCTGCAACAACCACACAATCACATCCCAACAGTAACACACGTCATCCAATATTTTACAGTAGCACCACAACCATATAATCATGAAAAACAGCGACAAATGTGCAAGAATCAGTTTTAAATAAGAgtctctagcttcccttacctgggaaGTGTTAGCTAAGGCTTTGACACTTGAACCGTGAAGAACAGTAGTTCAAAGAGCAGCTTCGAGAGCTGAAAAGCAGTGGGACAAGTTCTAAACGAGTTCACTAGAATAAGCTCTAGCTGCAAGCACAAGGAAGAAATGAAATGGACCAAGAGCTTGAGTTGGAAGAGACTTACGCGTAGTGGAAGAACGAGACTAGGCTTGCTTGGCTATGGTGAttccaaaccctagtagaggaTGACGGCAACAGCTCAAGGGTGTGAAAGTTCTGTTTTTACGAAAGTGAACATAATGGTTAGGGTTAGGGCACATTAGGTCTGAATTCGTATTGGGCCAATCCCTAGGCCCATAagattagggatggcaacgggacggGGCGggcacgggtttcgctatcccatacccatccccgtaaaaaaaattcatccacatccccatacctaaacccaacgggtatcaaagttttgtcccatccccatccccaccgggtaacgggtataatctcgtacccatacctattttcttactactttaatattaattttaattattttttataaaataataaaaaattatggtaaagaaaacataatattatcaaatactCAATACTagaaggatggttgtttcttcgatattaaatactttaaaataaattataattgtttatattttagattataataccaaataaaattttatgagaactaaaacaattattaaatttgtaaatattaatgaaacatagttaataaaatttaaaaataactttttttaaaatataaaaggaaaacaaatattcaaattaaaatatattttaaatgtttgtttacttcaatattttaaattctaatgaatatcttttttatatactaataaaagtcataatacatcatttgatcaaataatgcaaagaaaaaataataatcataataaaagtttaaaataaattataattgtttatattttagattataataccaaataaaatttcatgagaaccaacaacacatttattaaatttacaaacattaatgaaacctagttgataaaatttaaaaatatattttaaaaaatataaaaggaaaacaaatattcaaattaaaatatattttaaatgtttgtttacttcaatcttttaaattctaatgaatctctttctTATACaccaataaaagttataatacatcatttgatcaaaatgatacaaagaacaaataatagtcataataaaagtttaaaataaattatagttatttacattttagattataataccaaataaaatttcatgaaaaccaacacatttattaaatttgcaaacattaatgaaacatagttgaaaaatttaaaaataacttttaaaaaatataaaaggaaaataaatattcaaattaaaaatatattttaaatgtttgtttacttcaatcttttaaattctaatgaatctcttctttatacactaataaaagttataatacattacttgatcaaaataatacgaagaacaaataataatcataataatacaattttaacatagatattgtatcttttgaacttcaattatgttggatggtaataaaaaaatattcatgacaattacattaaatttttatattgtagtaaataaaagctatttatacaattatagtgaaaaaaattacagtatgattgataatgagttagaaaataaaaaataattagataaacaacaaataaaaatattaaaaaattaaaaaatgtttataaacaatttgagagactattgaaagaaatcgcacaaaagaaaacaatgtACAATTAtgggtatgataagttgaaaaatatcttagagatctaagaaaacttttcaaatatcaacatatataatggttgataaataacaaaaattgttttagcgaaacaaaagagttcttcaaatgaaacaaaaactaataataataagtaaaagattttttttatattatccaGTAAACGAAAAGTTTGTATTAAATACTTAAGTTGAGAGTATTGAACATTCTCATTTGacaggaaaatatataataaataaaaatattaaaaaataatagaaatattcaaatgtgagacataaaaacattttaattgacatacatctttttaacataattacataaaggttatgataagatgaaaaatataattgagatgcgaatgagtttcacgacaaactaaataattagaagaaataaaaaattatatatatatatatatatatatatatatatagttagttagttagttagttaattaattaactaattatgaatattttaataatttaaacgaggacgggtattatggcgggatatgtacatccccatacccatcctcatacccaattaaaaaagtcGGAGAttatccatacccatacccagtcaatgcaggGATTCCTCGTCAAAACGGGGAAGGGTTCGGGCAATatccacggggacgggtttatttgtcatctctacataagattggggcagcccttaaaataAAAGGGGAAGAAACAATTGGGCCTTacaacattaaatttatttaaatttatatttttcattgaaatttatttaaattttgttttaaaattttaaatttatttttgttgatattttattacatcaaattttaatattaatttttatttaaatttatatttcaaataattgtatataaatttatatagatttataaatttatatttcaaatatttttataatattatatattaataaaatattagagttagttttaaaataacaaatttataaattcaaatgtaaaatataaatttaaataaatttaatattgttaaaaatatttaataaaaatatcaattttaataaaaatgtcattataatatttatataaaaattaaatttgatttcgaTATGAAGAAAATTcacataattcaattttaaccataaaaatGGGAACTTGATTgactcaaaataataaatagaaagatATAAGATTATGATAATAACTTCACATGCAACACAATCCTGACTtgacatataataaaaatatctttttaaaaataattaaaaaaaaaactataagtTTTCGGCTTGAGTAATGTAAATGTCGGTGAAAATTCAATGCCTCGAAAATTTAAGGGTTTTTTCGTAAGGTTCGTCCACGAAAGATGAGTCAGGGCCTAAGATCAGATCGAGAGACGTAGTCAATGAACAACAAGTAAATATTCTTGTAGTACCCTTTGTTTGTCCCGAGGGACGGAGGAGACTAAGTTAGCCAAAAGATAATTATGGGTTCAAGGACATATGATATCTCTACTTTTTCAAGATAatagaagtaaagaaaatgccTGGAACCAAAGTTCGAATATCAAGCAAGCACTGTAGACACATTTTAAAAACAAGACctagttattatatattttcaaaaataaaatcttaattaaaaacCCTCAAAATATGAAAACCTAGTTAAGATTTTCCGACAAATAGGAGGCAATATTTTAACCTTCCACGTCAATAATGACTAATGTAATCACAACTCCAGACAACTCCGTCTGGTCAAATTAGTCAAATTCACAAGTCTTATTTAGAAGTTTTGTCTTCATACAAAGAATACCAGACAGACATGtacaaatattttctattaatttgtaacaattaataatgaggttaaaatttttaacttttcaacatacacatttatTTTgcctcttttaaaaaaaatagtacattatcataatattttattttaacgtattttatattttataatttagtaattatttttcgttaaaataatagttatatataaaaatttaactgtgtttatcatttttattatcataaaaaaaagtctAAAGACATAATCAAAATATTCCAGTGGTATAAATCTGTAATACAAACACTACTTCACGCAAAGAATAACTTATTTCAGTACTCCCCAGTTCTGATCTAAGTCTTATTTTGCAGTAAATTTATTCATAAGCATGAGAATAAGAGATCAAATGAACGACTAAAGAAGGTTTCGACGTTTCTCAAAGGGTAACAACTTAAAATTTGGTAAACTTCTTTTCCTTCAAGCTCTCCACAGTATCCTTGAGACTCACTTCCAAAGGAGTAAATTCAATCCCCAAGCTCTTCGCTTTTTCCTTCGAAACTTTAAACAGTGGCACATATGGCTTATCATCTTCACACCTGGTATCAAAACAACAAAAGCTCGAAGTAGTTAGAATTATACAAatgcaaaaaacaaaattagactCCGAATCATATtcaccttttatatatataaatgtacgcaatttcaataatatcaaaataattatactcACTTCTGTGGAAGTTGCAATGTTGGGTATAAATCTCTCAAAATCTTCACAACGTCTGAGTAGTGTATCACCCTTTCAACTAGTAAATATCTTCCATTAGCTGAAGCATTCTCATATGCTAGAATATGGGCAATTGCAACATCTTTCACGTCGACCCATCTAAAAACATCATTTTTAAATGTTTGCGCACCTGTATGAAGGCCATGGAACAGTTTTTTCAATTATCTGAGAATAGTACAGCAAAATAGCATAACATAGtttgaattgaaaaattatCACATATTATTAACCCTCCTTCTCTTATTCCATTTTAGTTTCTCtgtcattattttatatttccttttcatttcatttgatTCATAACAGGgtttgagatgaaaaaaaattacattgtgTAATCAAGATGCAGCCAAATcaaataatagaaattttaGAGCACAATGTATGAACTGTAATTACcattaactaaatttaaaactatAGCAGCACTAGTGTTAAGCTCTGGTTGCAAGAGAGGTCCAATAACCAATGCTGGGTTAATTGTAACCATGTCAATACTGTTTTCTTTCACAAACTTCCAGGCAGCATCTTCGGCCAAAGTCTTTGAAAGGTTATACCATAACTAAAACATAAACAGGAAATACAAAGAAACGTGAAAACATGATAACGCAATATACATGACAAATTATAACACTTTGTTGACATTTGAATAAATGTAAGTACTAACAGTGCAGTACTTTTTGTGTAATGCATATAAAGTTACAATTATCATATGAACAAAATGAGGGAAGCAGATTAAATTGCTTAGTAGCGTAGCTACACATGAGAATAAGTGAATAATGAGTGcataatatcaaaattacaataaaCCGAATTTAATCATATGAAGCAATACCTAGTCTTCAAAAGGGATGAAGCTAAATATTTGTTGGTGTGTACTTGTATGCTTTGTTTGAGAAAACTACCTACGACTTTCCCTACAGGAATTTTGAGTTGTCCGCTATCCACCtctattttagattttaaaccATTGGCTATAACATCAAAACTTAATAGGTAAAACATTAGTAATATTGTGAAAAGCTTTTGTGCACTTCGATGCTTTGAAAGCAAAGAATAGAAAACATTCTCAGCTGAAAGTTATTGATTGTATCCTTGTGAAATACTATGTAGATTTTTCCATCAATGGTGTTTTAAGCCAATGGTTTCTTTGAAAGATTTGACTCACATACAAAAGTGGAAGTAAACAGCGATCTTGCAttcataattttcattttaaggcacacacatatacatatatattgtCCATGTATAATTTTGGTCTTCTAAGAAACACAAAAACTTTACCACACTTactatttgtgtgttttttCACAATGAAGTTTTCATCTCGGTAATAAGGATTAACATGTAATGAAAGTTTATTAGAGAAAACGGCACATACCCCCGTTCTCTCACAGAATTCTGGGTCAGAGTACCAAGTCTCATCAACCACCACATCAGGGGTTTTAGGCCTGTTGCTGAACCCAACTGCAGCAAAAGAAGAAGTTAAAACGACGCGTTTCAGCGTCGGCGAGTTCACACATGATCTCAGAACATTCAGAGTCCCCTTCAAAGCTGGATCTAACAACTCAGTCTGAAACAGataaagtaaaaacaaattattatacagccatggataaaaaaaagaatgaaccAAACGAATTGCAATCGAAACA carries:
- the LOC114187135 gene encoding cinnamoyl-CoA reductase 1-like yields the protein MSCGAGQVVCVTGASGYIASWLVKFLLQRGYTVKATVRDPNDPRKVDHLLNLDGAKERLHLFKANLLEEGSFDSAVQGCHAVFHTASPFFGNAKDPQTELLDPALKGTLNVLRSCVNSPTLKRVVLTSSFAAVGFSNRPKTPDVVVDETWYSDPEFCERTGLWYNLSKTLAEDAAWKFVKENSIDMVTINPALVIGPLLQPELNTSAAIVLNLVNGAQTFKNDVFRWVDVKDVAIAHILAYENASANGRYLLVERVIHYSDVVKILRDLYPTLQLPQKCEDDKPYVPLFKVSKEKAKSLGIEFTPLEVSLKDTVESLKEKKFTKF